A portion of the Candidatus Kapaibacterium sp. genome contains these proteins:
- a CDS encoding tyrosine recombinase XerC, translating into MNLKDAINKFLDYCESEKSFSGKTVESYKTALEQFESYFFSQYGENPDISMIEADDIKPFLGWMHDKGLKRNSLRMKIAAVKSFFKYCKKKDLITLNPGSTVTTPKKEKRLPSFLLKNEVEKMLDGFDTTTPEGARNNALVELIYSSGLRISEALNLKLDELDLRSGTIRILGKGNKQRIVPIGEKAIKAIDEYKNLRSQVSAKISGDYLFIGKSGKKLDASVAYRIINRKMGLVSESKQKSPHVLRHSFATHLLDNGADIRSVSEMLGHASLSTTQIYTHLSVEKLKESYKKAHPKA; encoded by the coding sequence ATGAATTTAAAAGATGCTATTAATAAATTTTTAGACTATTGCGAATCCGAGAAATCGTTTTCGGGAAAAACTGTCGAGAGCTACAAAACCGCTCTGGAGCAGTTCGAGTCGTATTTTTTTTCGCAATATGGCGAGAATCCTGACATTTCGATGATTGAAGCCGATGACATCAAGCCATTTCTGGGTTGGATGCACGACAAGGGTTTGAAGCGAAATTCGCTCCGAATGAAAATTGCAGCCGTTAAATCTTTTTTCAAATATTGCAAAAAAAAGGATTTAATCACACTCAATCCGGGTTCGACTGTAACCACTCCAAAAAAGGAGAAGAGGTTGCCGTCGTTTTTGTTGAAAAATGAAGTCGAAAAAATGCTTGACGGATTTGACACCACAACACCCGAAGGAGCAAGGAACAATGCCTTGGTGGAACTGATTTACAGTTCCGGCTTGCGTATAAGCGAAGCGTTGAATTTGAAGTTAGATGAATTAGATTTACGTAGCGGCACGATACGAATACTCGGCAAAGGCAACAAACAACGCATTGTCCCGATTGGTGAAAAAGCAATCAAGGCAATTGATGAATATAAAAATTTGAGAAGCCAAGTCTCTGCAAAAATTTCCGGAGATTATCTCTTCATCGGTAAATCGGGAAAAAAACTCGATGCCTCGGTTGCATATCGAATAATAAATCGCAAAATGGGCTTAGTGAGCGAATCGAAGCAAAAAAGTCCGCATGTATTGCGTCATAGCTTTGCGACGCATTTACTCGATAACGGTGCCGACATCCGCTCCGTGAGCGAAATGCTCGGACATGCATCGCTCAGTACAACACAAATTTATACTCATTTATCAGTTGAAAAGCTGAAAGAAAGCTACAAAAAAGCGCATCCGAAGGCATGA
- a CDS encoding choice-of-anchor D domain-containing protein, whose translation MRVITANAADASKITIGPIAVSWDGRMISTQIFVSHTLSPNSFEALTLNPEFVIPLKVVVNGVESAPFNYYIVRPRPFFNGNVNQTDVVFGAGALGVRSPRGAMIFDSLQLGGREYKVSMNDCDPNLDGNQAYLPFVLLSKGPIRGTTGTIISVNAGEEGNNLVQQGGPGGGGGGGSFCDWTGMGFRGGDGFTGGGPGGRNRSGNPVTSDAYAAAGVGTGPNLIVDNKIGGYSINAVLGGTTPAYEAAAGGTGHPFGLSGTGCNSGNSCEPDGGFGAGSGYQQNSPGGAAGYATIGQGGRGNTNGFVHGNDMVVPIAGGSGGSGGNPQCAFDCSAAGGGGGGAIRLFASSIESISVSAKGKGGAINGCGDSQGGSGSGGHIGLHAKSNITNIGIEVAGGTNTRGSVTTTGGAGRFRYDVLTQGGLTTSPANASNFRGIVTDSSKWVTRDFTLRGFQNSSTRQGKTELYMKSESTDWTLIGEIAEDFSGIWNQNITLPEPDKIFYLVAVQEIKNPSSIDYVAVPTHIMSQSAANIFLVDLNAKGIFPDKAEYSGIHCLGDTLTFAFEIENEATANNNLLVTLDDVNWMFGNNGFWIDSPIGDISIAPGDKIEVVVKYQYLGGDKTFISNRLRIPNNDPLQNPALVDIFVSDVDEPELSTIGVNPDDFTFPETRVGQSSDIVVVLRNTGTTPLRFENFPSIGNPFSVVSMFPAPPTTIAIGAEFEVTVRFTPTSEGDFNAILNSIAVKSDISCDAENNTELFGTAVQSALDIDKYLVDFGRVPHCMVAFDTIKIQNTGTTDITFYLPDIDGVDSDMFTITNQVEYPITLNANENPPSGFTIALKFDPMGSATGAKNARLVLTTDDPENSPIEITLTAEVMGFNVTAAPPSIDFGNVYVGFETERQIVMTNNADFEEFISSLSVQFPGLVAGAPNPLTISGFGDSEFTVTLISESAGITNGSIKVYFDKPCIDSLEIPIRANGLLSYPTIMFEDEVVLSFPTPNTVTKVDTLEMGVFPPCIVDPIRHLKIFDYLNNSSAPYIIMSENLIDATGRFFSDQSAINPPDTINPTFNQTGAQIYFDSDGAADGEYLAEFRVDIYRNGNIETYSYILRAVVISGEITTNPLAINLNAFVGDSENGEWTLVNQGPWNVQIMSVNFTGDPTVWSYTPDPTNFVLDAFSNNTLTMSFTFTPQDEIDYPATMELVLNVGGCERIVSFDLNGAGSPSFAMSLRMPDLIADPTDDNFKVPIYARVDMVNPITDQFILESIILSFNRSLYYPVAVSNGQIVGENYIGNQRIVEIRVPIETTMLNNSVGQEFILTELTGYAMLGNEKSTILELGDIAHNYGSRVKEIATTSGSITIEICEEGDERLLERNEPFSAVLSPNPANGFVKMTLRALEKGTHTISIRDLNGNTVHTEYLNTNPGGIYELTFGIESLPSGLYYTEISSPTQVLTLPIMITK comes from the coding sequence GTGCGGGTGATTACAGCCAATGCGGCTGATGCGTCCAAAATTACTATCGGACCGATTGCAGTAAGCTGGGACGGCAGAATGATTTCGACTCAGATATTCGTTTCGCATACTTTGTCGCCCAATTCTTTTGAAGCTCTTACCTTAAATCCCGAATTTGTAATACCATTAAAAGTTGTAGTAAATGGGGTAGAATCTGCTCCATTTAATTATTATATAGTGCGTCCGCGACCTTTTTTCAACGGAAATGTCAACCAAACTGATGTGGTTTTTGGTGCGGGAGCTTTGGGCGTGCGTTCTCCGAGAGGGGCAATGATATTTGATTCACTCCAACTTGGTGGCAGAGAATATAAAGTCTCGATGAATGATTGCGACCCGAATTTAGATGGCAACCAAGCTTATTTACCTTTTGTATTATTAAGCAAAGGTCCAATTCGCGGCACAACGGGTACAATTATAAGTGTAAATGCCGGAGAAGAAGGAAATAATTTAGTTCAACAAGGCGGACCCGGCGGTGGCGGTGGTGGTGGCAGTTTTTGCGACTGGACAGGCATGGGTTTTCGCGGTGGTGATGGCTTTACAGGCGGTGGTCCCGGTGGCAGAAATCGTTCAGGAAATCCGGTCACAAGTGATGCGTATGCAGCTGCAGGTGTAGGTACCGGTCCAAATTTGATTGTTGATAATAAAATTGGTGGTTATAGTATAAATGCTGTCCTCGGTGGTACAACTCCTGCATACGAAGCTGCTGCAGGTGGTACAGGGCATCCTTTCGGATTATCAGGTACAGGATGTAATAGTGGTAATAGTTGCGAACCCGATGGGGGATTTGGTGCCGGAAGCGGTTACCAACAAAATTCTCCGGGCGGTGCAGCCGGTTATGCTACCATAGGGCAAGGCGGCAGAGGGAACACGAACGGCTTTGTTCATGGTAATGATATGGTCGTTCCGATAGCAGGTGGTTCAGGAGGATCCGGAGGAAATCCACAATGTGCTTTTGACTGTTCTGCTGCAGGTGGCGGCGGTGGCGGTGCCATACGCCTTTTTGCTTCAAGCATCGAGTCTATCTCAGTGAGTGCTAAAGGCAAAGGCGGCGCAATTAACGGTTGTGGCGATAGCCAAGGTGGTAGCGGCTCCGGTGGGCATATTGGTCTCCATGCCAAATCTAATATAACAAATATTGGAATAGAGGTCGCAGGAGGAACAAATACAAGAGGTTCGGTCACTACAACAGGTGGAGCCGGACGATTTCGTTATGATGTGCTAACACAAGGTGGCTTAACTACTTCACCCGCGAATGCTTCAAATTTTCGCGGAATTGTAACTGACAGCTCCAAATGGGTTACTCGTGATTTTACTCTACGCGGGTTTCAGAATTCTAGCACTCGCCAAGGCAAGACTGAATTATATATGAAATCTGAAAGTACAGATTGGACTTTAATTGGCGAAATTGCTGAGGATTTTTCGGGCATTTGGAACCAAAACATTACATTGCCTGAACCTGACAAAATATTTTATCTCGTAGCGGTTCAAGAAATAAAAAATCCATCGAGTATTGATTATGTTGCTGTCCCTACTCATATTATGTCCCAGTCTGCTGCAAATATTTTCCTTGTTGATCTCAACGCTAAAGGTATTTTCCCCGATAAAGCCGAATATTCAGGCATTCATTGTTTGGGAGATACTTTGACATTTGCTTTTGAAATTGAAAATGAAGCTACTGCAAATAATAATTTATTGGTGACTTTAGATGATGTTAATTGGATGTTTGGAAATAACGGATTTTGGATTGATTCTCCCATAGGTGATATTAGTATCGCTCCCGGAGATAAAATCGAAGTGGTTGTTAAATATCAATATTTGGGTGGTGATAAAACTTTTATTTCAAATCGCCTCAGAATTCCTAATAACGACCCATTGCAAAATCCTGCTTTAGTGGACATTTTTGTATCGGATGTTGACGAGCCCGAATTATCTACAATCGGTGTCAATCCCGATGATTTCACATTCCCTGAAACTCGAGTCGGTCAATCATCAGATATAGTCGTCGTTTTACGAAATACAGGCACAACGCCACTGAGATTTGAAAATTTCCCGAGCATTGGCAATCCTTTTTCGGTTGTTTCCATGTTTCCAGCACCACCAACAACCATTGCAATAGGTGCTGAATTTGAAGTGACAGTTAGATTTACTCCAACATCTGAAGGTGATTTCAATGCAATTCTGAATTCGATTGCAGTCAAAAGTGATATTAGTTGCGATGCCGAAAATAATACTGAACTCTTTGGCACTGCTGTCCAATCAGCTTTGGATATTGACAAATATTTAGTTGATTTCGGTCGTGTGCCGCATTGCATGGTAGCATTCGATACTATTAAAATCCAAAATACAGGAACGACAGACATCACATTTTACTTGCCGGATATAGATGGAGTAGATTCCGATATGTTTACAATTACGAATCAGGTCGAGTATCCTATCACGCTAAATGCGAACGAGAATCCACCTTCAGGATTTACAATCGCATTGAAATTTGACCCTATGGGCTCGGCAACAGGTGCGAAAAATGCTCGTTTGGTACTAACTACTGATGACCCTGAAAATAGCCCGATTGAAATCACTCTTACAGCCGAAGTTATGGGATTCAATGTTACGGCTGCTCCGCCTTCAATAGATTTCGGAAATGTTTACGTTGGATTCGAAACTGAACGGCAAATTGTAATGACAAACAATGCCGATTTCGAGGAATTTATTTCTTCTCTGTCGGTTCAATTCCCGGGATTAGTTGCAGGAGCGCCGAACCCACTGACTATTAGTGGATTTGGTGATTCGGAGTTTACAGTGACCTTGATTTCCGAATCTGCCGGCATTACGAATGGTTCGATTAAAGTTTATTTCGATAAGCCATGTATTGATTCTCTCGAAATTCCTATCAGAGCAAACGGTTTGCTGTCATACCCAACAATTATGTTTGAGGATGAAGTGGTATTGAGTTTTCCTACACCAAACACTGTCACTAAAGTTGATACTTTGGAAATGGGTGTATTCCCGCCATGTATCGTTGACCCGATTCGCCATCTTAAGATTTTTGATTATCTGAACAATTCGTCCGCTCCATACATAATTATGAGCGAAAACTTGATTGATGCAACCGGAAGATTTTTTAGTGACCAATCGGCTATCAATCCACCGGATACTATCAATCCTACATTCAATCAAACCGGTGCTCAAATTTACTTTGATTCCGATGGTGCTGCAGATGGTGAGTATCTCGCCGAATTTAGAGTTGATATTTATAGAAACGGAAATATCGAAACTTATTCATACATTTTAAGAGCTGTAGTTATTTCAGGTGAAATTACTACCAATCCATTGGCTATTAATTTGAATGCTTTCGTTGGCGATTCTGAAAATGGAGAGTGGACTTTGGTCAATCAAGGACCTTGGAATGTTCAAATTATGTCGGTCAATTTCACAGGCGACCCGACTGTATGGAGCTATACACCCGACCCGACTAATTTTGTATTGGATGCTTTTAGTAACAATACTTTGACAATGAGTTTCACATTTACTCCTCAAGACGAAATTGATTATCCTGCAACAATGGAATTGGTGCTTAATGTTGGCGGTTGCGAACGCATTGTATCGTTTGATTTGAATGGTGCTGGCTCACCATCATTTGCGATGTCACTTAGAATGCCGGACTTAATAGCCGACCCGACCGACGATAATTTCAAAGTTCCGATTTATGCCAGAGTTGACATGGTTAATCCAATTACAGACCAATTCATTCTCGAATCAATAATATTGAGCTTCAATCGCAGCCTTTATTATCCTGTAGCTGTGAGTAATGGGCAAATAGTCGGTGAAAATTATATCGGCAATCAACGCATAGTTGAGATTCGGGTTCCAATAGAAACAACTATGCTAAACAATAGCGTAGGGCAGGAATTTATTTTGACCGAATTAACCGGATATGCAATGTTGGGCAATGAAAAATCTACAATACTTGAACTCGGTGATATTGCTCATAATTATGGCTCACGAGTGAAAGAAATCGCTACAACTTCGGGCTCGATTACAATCGAAATTTGCGAGGAGGGCGACGAACGTCTGTTAGAGAGAAATGAACCATTCTCGGCTGTTTTGTCGCCTAACCCCGCTAACGGCTTTGTGAAAATGACTCTTCGAGCACTCGAAAAAGGCACACATACTATTTCAATCAGAGATTTGAACGGCAATACAGTTCATACTGAATATTTAAATACAAATCCGGGCGGAATTTACGAATTGACTTTTGGAATCGAATCATTGCCATCAGGCTTGTATTATACCGAAATCAGTTCGCCAACGCAAGTTCTTACTTTACCAATTATGATAACCAAATAA